GTCTGTTCAACCTACTCAACCTCCTCTTTATTCATagcaataaaatcaaattattttatggCAGCAACattatagtactaatttataTGGTAATACGACTgatactataaataaaaatatccaTATTTTCAACCTTCCTTAATGAAGAACATTAAATTgccatttatatattagtacaTTTGGCATCCCAATAGTCaaaattttcctcttttttGTAACAGCCGCCTCAAATTCAAGCAAGCGCCATGGAAATTAACAAAGATTTACAGCTTACAAggtcatttttcttcaaattttaatactcctatatatgtatgcatgtttatactactatatagtaCTACTTGTAAGACTTtcaagaaatatttttttaatttgtatggAATTATTTACATTTTCAATTGCCTTTTCTTGCTTCAGATGAGTGAAGATTACTCAACCTTTAACATAACATCCTTAAAATAGTCGAATTTGGAGTAGTTGTAGGAAATTAGATCCAGTTCTGGAAGATGTATTTGTCTCAGGAGAAAAGCATTTTGCCATCAAGGCTTCTTGCTTGCTTAATAGCATTTGCAATATTTCTCTTGTTTTCTTCTTCATTATCTCTCATACAGTTTGATCCCAATTCATTCATTCCAATATCAGTTTTTCACTTAATTTTGGACAACAACACATCTCTTAGCCCAACTCCAAATGCCAAAACTAATCTATTAGCATTAGCAACTCCCTCTGCCAAAGCCCCTACTTCCCTTATAGACGAATCAACGACGAAACGATGTGATAAAGGCAATGCTCTTCTTAAAGTGTACATGTATGATCTCCCACCCGAGTTTCACTTCGGGTTGTTGGGTTGGAAGGGGGTGAATGCAAGCCAAACATGGCCTAATTTGCGCGAGGCGAAGAGATTACCATCCTACCCCGGTGGGCTAAACTTGCAACATAGTGTTGAATATTGGCTTACTCTTGATCTTCTAGCATCAAATGTTGGAAATGTTGCTAGGCAATGTAGTGCATACAGGGTGCAGAACGCGAGCGATGCAGATGTGATTTTCGTGCCTTTTTTCTCATCCTTGAGTTACAACCGAGGCTCCAAGCAGAGGCGTGGTAGGCAGAATGATATGATGCTGCAGGGGAAATTGGTTGAGTTTTTGCAAGGTAGGGAGGAGTGGAAGGTGAGTGGTGGGAGGGATCATTTGGTTGTGGCCCACCACCCTAATAGCATGATGTTTGCGCGTAAAAAGCTTGGCACGAGCATGTTTGTGCTGTCGGATTTTGGGAGATATGATGTGAAGATAGCTAACATTGATAAGGATGTCATTGCTCCTTACAAGCACATGGTGAGGAGTGTTCCTCCTGTTTCCTCTGCTTCCTTCGTTCAACGCCCGACTCTGGTGTATTTTCAAGGGGCTATTTATAGGAAAGATGTGAGTTTATTATGCACACATTTATGATTTTGAAACCTTTAGCGTAGAACTTATGATTGTTGGTGGATGTATTATGTATAGGGTGGAGTGATTCGTCGAGAGCTCTACTATCTTCTGAAAGACGAGAGAGACGTGCATTTTGCATTCGGAAGTGTGGGGAGAAATGGAGTGAGTAATGCAGGGAAAGGGATGGCCTCATCCAAATTCTGCTTGAATATTGCTGGTGACACGCCTTCGTCTAATCGTCTCTTTGATGCCATTGCTAGCCACTGCGTTCCGGTGATAATCAGCGATGAGATTGAGCTTCCCTTTGAGGATGTGCTCGACTACTCAGAGTTCTGCGTGTTTGTGCCAGCAGCGGATGCTGTGAAGAAGGGCTACCTTCTGAATTTGCTCAGAGGCATTAAAGAAAAGGAATGGACTAAAATGTGGGGAAAATTGAAGGAAAAAAGCCTTCACTATGAATACCAGTACCCGTCTCAGCCAAACGATGCTGTGGACATGATATGGAAGACAGTCGCACGCAAGAAGATGCCAACGCGGTTGAAGGATCACCGGAGAAACAGATACAGCAGATCGCGGTCTCAGTGAGTAGGCGACTGGCTTGTTAGGCAGTGAGTTCTTTAGTATATACAGTCAATTTTGATATGTTATCATAATGCttatttcaaatatattttGGTGGAAGTTaaatacttgaaatctaaaacTGAGTAGTGATTATAGGATTTACATGTTAACTAGattcataaacaaaacattGAAAGCTAAAGTGTTAAGAGTCTAAACTATACTTTGCTTGCTCCTTCTAGCCTAATTGATGtaacacaaacaaaacaatcaaaacaaaaacaaacctATATTTAAAAATCTTCCAGATGGATCAGCATTTGTTGTGAATGGGGTCTGGTCCACGGCGAACGTGTCTCTTTTGAAACTCGTTAGGATCAAACACGGTTGAAGGGGAAGGCGCGATATCCAGTTGCGCACTACTCCTGTCTAGCAAGGCATCATCACCATTCAGAATCCTCCTTCTTAGAGCAAGATCTTTGCTTCTCAGCCCCGCGACAGTCTCCAGCCCGATTGACAGAAACGCAACGCAAAAGAGTGCAACGACGAGCACTCTGTAGATTAAGCAGCCCATTTCTTACAGTATGAGGCTGATGTGGGAATTGTTGCTGTTGAGACAAATTGTTACTGTTAGAAATTGTGATGCCTAGTGTGGTACTATGCTTCATTTGTGCTATTATTATATGTGATGTGAGattaaataaagtaataaaGCAGAAAAAAGGGGGCCAAGACATGAAGAGAAGAAGTTGGATTCACCTCAATCATAAGCATTGGATAGAAGCAAATATAAGGATGTTTTAGAAGACTCTGACATGTTTGAATAAAAGTTGGTTGGAATGAAGCCAAGAATCTCTTGATTTGTTTGTTACATTTCCTTTCTCTTTGGACCAATGTTCAATCAATCCCTTTTCTGTCTGTATCAATTTTCCATGTCATCTTATTTTGCTCTCTATTTCCACTTTGGATATACTGGATTTTTTGTGTATTACTCATTCATCATTCACTAAGACAGAATTGAGACGAGCCATCTAAAGCAAAGATTTGTACAGTTAGAAGAAAGAGGAGAATAAAGTGGGAAAATTGGTTGTGGTTAACTAAAAATACCAAGTGCATTTTGCTTTATTTGATTTTGCACTTTAAAATTATAAGCTCTTCTCTCTATGCATCAAAAATGACAGTCTTGGTTTCTTGAGCTTATTGAGTATCTCTTTATGCTTTTCTTTACTTAGCTTGTTTCAATTTAAACCCTTCATTTCAAATTTCATATACCTCAATACTTCCTAATTCAAATTTCTAGTTCATCAAATATTCTGAAGTAACCAAATTGATGATAATTTATGGCCTAAGCCGTGTTTGACTAAAATATTATTGAGTATTCCAtctggaaaaaaatataaaaacaaaagggTGAGAAAAATATAAATCTTAAATAAAACGTAATGAGAATTACTGAATTAGGAGCACGAGCCCAAGATAAACTCGGGTACTTTTGAGAATTACGGTCTTATATTGACCCAAATTGCAATAATTCTTGGATAATTCGGATCTCACATTTCCAATCCGTAAACATATGGTATAATCACGTTAGTTGGATTTTTATACTATTTCTGCATATATTTTACCTTTtagctttttttaaaaaaaatttggtggCAAAATTGTTAATCGACTATGTATCCTAATGTGCACCATTTAGAGGATACATGAAACgatattaaatacttcatctaACACTTTCTTTGTTATTTTggtttaaaattgaaaattgactgaaactaaaataaaataattttttatactatttCATGTTCTTTTTGAATGACACATACATATAGTACTCAATAAATTTTGAGTCAGTTCAAAAACGACTAAAAGAGTAAAAATATCCACAAATAGTGCAAAAACTCTACAACATGATTATACCATATGCTCAAGGATAATTGATAAGGGAAAAACCCTtagtgaaaaagataaagaaagtcgcagagaaaccgtgctctgtcgacaatcggaaattctaaacggaaaactaaataaagataaaagacaatgattatgatttattgattgaataatgagaataacaataggtcatatttataatactcctattaatAACCTAATTTGGTGAATAAGATaataaagatatggaaaagatatgataatataataatagagatatgagagATATTTCGGAAGATATAATCGTATCAACAAGGAATCCTCCAGGATCAATAACATGCTCGCCAAAATTGAGTTTGGAAGGGATTTTCAACTTTCTTTTCTCACCCAAGCACATCCCCAATACTAGTAGCCATCGTTTGATTACTTGTCCACTACCAAGTTTGATATCAATTAGATCCCCTCGTTCAAAAGTGGGATCGAAAAATATTCCATCAATCAGCTTTCCCTTGTAGTGTATGTGAACCCCGTCACATTCTTGAACTTGCGATGGGGCAGCAGCTGCGGGAATTATTGATAAGGTATGAATCCTATCGGATCTACACGGCAAGAAGATAGTCGTTGATGGTGGCGGCGGGGCAGCAGCCAGCAGCTGCGCTGTTGAAGAGTCGGGAGacagcggcggtggtggtggtatCAGGACAGCAGTGACGGCCAACGGCGTGAGTGTTGAGCAGTAGGGACTTGTAGGACGGAGTTGCGGTTGTTGCACATCAACTGGATATTCGTGGCAGGAACGACCTTTAGTTGTCGCGGTTGGGGAAATTATCTAGGCTGCATATGTCGGGCCTGAGTACTGGACGTGTTGCGGTGGCATATCGACCCAAGAATATGATGAACGAAGTTGTAGTGGTTGCCAGACAGCAGCTGCAGTAGGTGAACAACCGGAGGGTAGCCACGATGGTGGATGCGGCAGTCGGTCAGATTGCGGTAGCGAACGGGTCGGGTGGTCTTCCGGCTGCCAAAAATCGGTATAAGGTGAGTACTCATCCACGCTATAATTGTAGGAATTGCTCGAATCTCCAACTCCATAGTACACCGGAGGATATAGCTCTCCCAACGGCTGATAGTGGTAGTACAAGTCATCCAGCACCGGTGTCGGCAAGGGATGGTGTTGGTACGGCACTGACATTGGCTCAGGGGGCAGAGAGGGGTATCCGTTGTCGTAATGATGATATCCGTGCTGCTCTCGCCGGTGTGATGGGTACCAACATGAACTAGGTTTTGACTGCGGAAAAGTATTGGGCAGCGGTGGTGGCGGTAAAGGCGGTTGTGCAGCGGGGTAAGGGTTGAATTGGTGGCGGTAAAGCTCTGGCTGTCCGTTAGGCAGGTCTGGTGGAGGTCGCAGCTGCACGACATCAGTTGCAACATGCCAAGAAGGTTGTTCGTGGTAGGAAATCACCGGAGTTGTGTACGACAAGAGAAACTCGTCATACTTGTCCAGCTTCTTGTGTATTCTGTCGCACGCAACCAATATCTGGTCACTTAGGTAAGATAGATAGATTTCATCGTTGGAATTCATGGTGAGATcgcgatgaaagcaccagttgataaGAAAAAAacccttatcaagtgaaaaaagataaagaaagtcgcagagaaaTCGTGCTTTGTCGACAATTGGATATTCTAAAcggaaaactaaataaagataaaagacaataattatgatttcattgattgaataatcAGAATAACAATAggtcatatttataatactcctatgaataacctaacttggtgaacaagataataaaaatatggaaaagatatgataatacAATAATAGAGATAAGGGAGATATTTCAGAAGATATAATCGTATCAATAATGGTACGAGTAAAACTGTCCAATAACAAAAAGTTTAGATCATCCGCAAAGGTGTGGATGTCCCGgtggacttcccaaaaacacctcctgccacgtcataaggacctcccactgcactgccacgtcataaagacatcccactgcacaatgacagaatccccaaggacatcccggcggacatccacaataaaaaaaatcataaattcaccaaattaaataatttagggaattaaaattttgacacgaatacggacggagaaagtgcaatgataatttcattaaataaaaaaagttcagttcaacaaaaaatataaacaaattacattataaaatatCAACGTGCACCCCTCCGCATCCGtagctcttcaattatatcgttctggagtcgaatatgggcttgttGTTAGCGCATGTCAGCAAATGCACGAACCTGATCGGCCTCtccatggggtatccccatactcacattcgcggtggccacgccgtggcttggattGGCAGCattcaacatcatcattggcccaagcagtcagtgctggaccttcatcttcgacaatcatgttgtgcatgataatacatgcgtacatgacatcagcGATGCTGTCAATATACTACAgtcgtgatggacccttcactgccgcccatcgagcctggagcacaccaaatgcccgctccacatccttgcgcacTGCCTCCTCACGTCCCGCAAAATAGACCTTCTTTTCGTCTGATGGgtatctgatcgtcttcacaaagacgggccacatagggtatatcccatcagccAAATAGTAGCCCATATTGTGTTGGTTGCCGTTAGAGGACGAAACTGACagccggaccaacgcccatgcactgctggttgaaaaggggcgacgactggagtcgccctggaggacgttgatgtcgttgttcgacccagctactccaaaatacgcatgccaaatccacagccggtagttagctaccgcttcaaggacaatcgtgggattcttgcttTTGAAGCAGgtagtgtacacccctttccaggcgGAGGgccagttcttccactcccaatacATACAATCTATGGTGCCCAACATTCCCGGAAACCCGTGATGAATcacgtgcatatccatcagagtctggcagtcttcgggggtaggcttccgaagatactcatccccgaatatctccctaacgccctcacaaaaatacttcagacaatcgcgggcagtcgacttgccgatgtggaggtactcgtcgaacatgtcggccgcgcctccgtacgccagctgcctgattgcggcagtgcacttctgtattgGCCTGTGACCAGTGGCGGACACAGTAAGGCAAGGcaaggggcttaagcccctcccatgaagcttttttttttattttttctatctctatatttttaaaaattttgacaACTAGGTACCAGCCAATGCCATTGGAATGTTGTTAAGGAGTAAATCATAGAAAGTTTAATGATCAAAAGGGCTGAACTATAActaaaaaaaccaaaaattgCATAAGGTAAAGAACAAAGCCGCTCCATGCGAAGAAGATGAAGCAattcaaaaaggaaataatataaatactataaaattaccGTTTAAGGCCGTGCATAAAAAATCGAGCCCAATTCACTTATAATTGTATAAATTTAACACGTCTTatattaattttgataaaagtgccatattaattttgataaaagTGCCATGTtaacttttcattttgatttacaaGACATAACCAGAATTCTAATTTCGTAGCTTAATTTTCTTCCAATTCTAAATCTTATAACAGGGTACTTCTTcattgcaattttcatctataTTATAATCCACAAAcatttcaatttatatattaatttagtttTACACATAAAATGTTTATGCATTTTTATAGCTATTGtgtttgtgagatttttactCTATACACTCTATATTATCTCTACCcatattttctattttgattCGTTCATTAAaacttttttcaatttatttatggTAAGTTTTTCTCCATTATGAAGTAGAACATATTTTTATCAACACTATTTCGAACACTTTTTGTCTTTAATTCCTTCTtcctttatcaattttgtatcgAAACTTTTATTGGCCACcatcaaaatatttttcataaacGAAGATAATATACAATGCAGCCCTTGGTAAAAaaaatttctgcgtccgccactgcctGTGACCGGGTTTACCAACTGCATCCTCCCTGAAcctgaaatactcgtatcgaAGCTCTAAAGCGCTCACGATACGCATaaatagcggacgatgcatcctaaaacgtcgccgaaATAAGTtatccccaaaccgcggctccggagcgaagtagtcttcatacAACCGACAGTGTGCAGCGATttggtcccggggtactatagctcgacgatggatggggcgaggtatcgccggctactgctgctgctgcaaggccGCTTGTATCAGACGATTTATCTCCCGGGACATAACGGCCCGTACCTCTTCGTTAATTCGCCGGCGTATGTCATCAGcacccccaccactaccacccgcaccactaccactaccaccaccactagccattttggatatactaatagaaaagtagagagagagagagaaactcgttagaACAAGTGgtgcggatgctcttacattCCAATTGTCCAAAGACCTAAATGAACTTCATCCAATAATAAAGATAGGTTAACAAAAgtaataaaataagtaaaaagaAATTAACAGTGATACTGATCTCTAAGAGGATTATAatataacaataataattataagGGATAATTGTTATTCAATCATAAAGTTCAGTCAAATTATGGTTTGttccatgaactttgaaatattaaatcatgaattttcatttttctcaatataattGTCATATTCATGCACAAATAGACATATTTTGGTGATGTTAAACACGAcaataattcaataaaataggaagaaaaatgggaaaataaagaaatataaaagaaacaaatatttattttagtaaaacCAGTCGTTTTGAATATTGTTAAAAGACGACATTTAGTGCATACATGGATgggacaattgagaaaaattgaaacttcattatttaatatttcaatttcaaagtttatgAGACAAatcagaatttgaccaaacttcatgatataaattattattctataataataataatacatgTAGTACATTATACGATTATTTTGTAACATCTTCGATTAAGGGACTTAAAAATGTATTTTTCCTAGTATACTTACATTCCATtttcacatttgtttagatattatttAATGTACCTGTAAAAGTATTATCTATATATGAGAGTCAAATAATTCAAAACAATCCAAAAAATTGTTGATACCAGAGATTATATATAAAGTTGGAACATATATATGCCAacttaaaaaaggaaaaaaaacaaacaaaactaCGAATATACATTTCATTGGTGATCATTACCCAATAATAAATTGCAATTAAGAATAACTTTAAATTTAAAGTTGCATTTAGTTTGTAACTTCCTATATTTGAGGAATGAAGGTTAAATGCCAGTAAATTCATCATTGGTGGGAATAATTGAGCTCTTGCAGTGCAGTAGtgcattaataattaatcaGTAACTCACTAAATTATGACCACTTGTTCTCTTCATAAGTACTTTATTACTCCTATTGTTCCATTATTTATGACATGTACTATTCGTTTGTAGATTATCCATATGTATGACATAGATAATGAGACGAAGGACATACTTTTGAAGTTAAAATTAACATATTTCTTTGTTCACTAAA
This genomic interval from Salvia splendens isolate huo1 chromosome 13, SspV2, whole genome shotgun sequence contains the following:
- the LOC121760259 gene encoding probable arabinosyltransferase ARAD1, with protein sequence MYLSQEKSILPSRLLACLIAFAIFLLFSSSLSLIQFDPNSFIPISVFHLILDNNTSLSPTPNAKTNLLALATPSAKAPTSLIDESTTKRCDKGNALLKVYMYDLPPEFHFGLLGWKGVNASQTWPNLREAKRLPSYPGGLNLQHSVEYWLTLDLLASNVGNVARQCSAYRVQNASDADVIFVPFFSSLSYNRGSKQRRGRQNDMMLQGKLVEFLQGREEWKVSGGRDHLVVAHHPNSMMFARKKLGTSMFVLSDFGRYDVKIANIDKDVIAPYKHMVRSVPPVSSASFVQRPTLVYFQGAIYRKDGGVIRRELYYLLKDERDVHFAFGSVGRNGVSNAGKGMASSKFCLNIAGDTPSSNRLFDAIASHCVPVIISDEIELPFEDVLDYSEFCVFVPAADAVKKGYLLNLLRGIKEKEWTKMWGKLKEKSLHYEYQYPSQPNDAVDMIWKTVARKKMPTRLKDHRRNRYSRSRSQ